GTGCTTCCTCCCTGATCAACTCAGGAGCACTTTTATGCTGTTGTCTGATGCTTGCATCAACGTCAGGTAAATAATTCAGCCAGGTATTAAAATAAATCAGCTTTTTATCCGGACTCAGTTTTAATTTCAATCCGCCAAAATTAGAGGGCTGGAATTCTCTGATGGTTTCCAGAATGGGATAACGGCTCATGACAGAGAGGTTAGCACTAATCAGGTAAAAATAATAGCCTAATGAATCTGCAATAATTGCTCCTGAACCATAGGTTTCCACAAGCCCTACGATGTCGGCATTGGTTGATTTGATGGTTTCGATCACACGTTCCAAACCTACGGTCTGTCCGTACCGATGTCCACCATGCCAGATATTCCAGGTTAAAACCTTTAAATGTGCCGGATCGTATGTTTCTTCTGTTTTCACCTGATCAGGAAAAAACTGTACATACTGCTTTTGAACTTCGGAGGCAGAAATGGCAAGATTCCAGACCTTTACTTCATCCACAAAACCATTGAAAGCATTCCATTGTGCATTAGACCCGTACTCCCATTTTTCATCAGATCCGCCGATAACAGTGGAAAGCTTATTTTCAAAACCACCAAGCCCTGGTGTATTGTAAATTGCGGTATTTTTCCCATCCAGATAGATCCATACTTCCTGTCGGTCTCTTTGCACGGTAAAGACAATCTGATGCCAGTTGCCATCATTGATCCGCTGCCTTTGGGCCGTTGGCTTATACTCATAACGCTGTTTTCCATCATTTAAAACCAGGGCCCATGCTCCATTTTCCTGTGTATAAATCTGCCATCCAATGGTAGAAAGGTCCTCAGCAATTTTATTTCCCATAACCGGACTCCCCATACTTGCATTCGCGATGGTTTTCACCCAGATCTGGACAGAAAAGGATGTCTTTTCAGTGAGTTCAGGCAAGGTCCCTTTATTCAGTTTAACAGGTCTTCTCAAAATTGCCTGAGCGGAAAGATCCAATGCTTTTCCGCTCAGGCCTTTGGCATATTGTGATTGCTGCAGATCAACCGCATAATAGGCACTGTCTATAGGGGTAATACGTTCCTTAAAACCGAAATCATCAAAATTCAACTGATACACCGGTTGTTGTGCATTTACATTATTCTGTCCAAGCATTATTAGGATCAGAATTAGCCCCATCTTTAATTTCATCATGCAATTCATCATTTCAGTACCCGCTTTTATTATTTCAGGATGCTTTCAATTGCTGCCCCAATCGGATGAACAGAGCTGAATTCAAATCCCAATAACTTCACCATTGTTTTTGCCAGTTGATCCTGATAAATTTGTCCTTCAATTTTCAGTTCCCCCAAAGGCTTAATCCCAGGTCCCATTGCAATTAACCAGGTATCATTGGCATGAGGAATCCGGGCTCCATGGCTCGTCCACTGATTACCTTCACCCCTGCCATGATCTGGCATAATCATTAAGGTTGTTTTGCCCTTGTAAAAGGGATCGCTCTGCAGGTAATTCCATAAGTTACCAATCATGGCATCAACATTTCTGGTGGCATCAAGGTAAAAATCATATTTATCTTCATGCCCATACTCATCGGTATCAGCAAGATCGAGATAAAGTACTTTAGGATGTCTGGCCCTGAGGTAAGATTTTGCCAGTGCATAAGTTGTCGCATCCAGGCGCTCTTCATTGCCCCAAATTTTGGGTTCGTAATGCTGAATTTCATTTGCCAAAGCTTCTCCCTCACTAAGGTTTCTCCCAATGATATTTTCTCCCGGAATATTCACCAGTAAGCCATTACGTTTTCTATTGATGATCCTTCCAACTGCTGCCCAGGAAGCAAAACTCACCACCTTTCCTTTATATCCTTTCTGCTGATCCAGAAATTCCAGGATGTTTTTGTTTTCATTATCGGGATGCCCGTTCGACTTTACTTTAGGATCTGCATAGCCGGTCAGGTTTTCACTACGGCCCGGATAGGAAATCCAGTAAGGGTTTTTAACATTTACCTTATTCCCCAAATCCCGGTTTCCATAAATCTGTCCGTGCTTTACAATTGTAGTCCAAAGGAATGGCATCAAGCTGAGCCTTCTTTGCTGTAGATCCTCAGACCAATATTTTTTAAATCGTTCGGTAGAATCCTGGGAGTTGAATTTTTTATCGAGCAGTAATTCTCTCTCCGCTCCTTTAAACACTTCGCCCCATCTCAATCCATCTACGGAGATGATGATCAGGTTTCCATCAGAAATTTTAGTTTGTGCAAAAGCTCCCTGTGCGAATATCAATAACAGGAAGAATAGTTTATTTTTCATATCTTATTTATTTAATGGCATCCGGTCCAATATTCCGGTAATAGGCCCTTTAACACCAATTTTACGGTTAAAAAAAAGTGCAGACAAAATGAGCAGCAACAGGCAAATGACGGTGAGCAGGTAACTGAATTGCATCAACACCTTTGCCCAGCTTAAATCCTTCATAAAAAACTCCTTATAAAGTAAGAGACCAACACTCCCCAGGTATCCTGCAGAGTCACACATGTATACAAAGAAACCCGCATTAGCTTTGATTTTAAATAGTGCGATCATTCGTTCAAATAAAACCACCTGAATGGGCGTATAAGCCAAAAACAGCCCCATTCCAACCAACAGCATCCAGAAAAAGGGACTTAATAGCTGAAGGTGAAAGAGCAAAGTACTTCCTCCGCTAATCAGCAGCCCCAGCGCCACCAGGTATTGTGTTCCCCAGAAACCTTTGATGTTATTTCGAATCAGCGACAGACAGCCTATGGCCATCAATACAATCACTCCCGTAATGGCTTCTGTTAGTGAAAAGACCGTTTTATCCCAATGGGGTGCAATTTCGTTCCAGATTTCTACCGAGAAATTGTCCCGAAAATCCCTCATCGTAGTGAGCATGGTATAGATCAACCCAATTCCAAGAATCGCCGGCCCATATTCTTTTAAAGCCTGCCGTTTATCTTCAGCGGTCATAGGCAGGCGCTCCACCCTCAATAATTTATCCGTATCATCCGGTTCGGGAATCACTGATAACATCCACACAAACAAGAGGAAGGCTGGTAAAAAGAGCAGGCCCATGATACAGGGCATCCAGAATTCATTGATAAAAGGAAACCATTCCTGCACCATAAAGTAAATGGTCTTAATGATTCCTGAAGATACAATGAGGCTGATACTCATCCCCATGGCCAGCATTTCGGTAAAACGCCTTCCCTCGAGGTAACTAAAAATAATGCCCCAGACCATCCCCAAAGGCAGTCCATTCAGAAACAAAAAGAAAAAGTTATAAGGATAAGGCACCAGCCCGAAGAGGAGCAAAGACACTTCGGCAAAAAGGATCAGACAAATGATGAGCTTTTTTCTTCCCGAAGCTTTAAGCTCTGAAATCACCTTTATTCCCATAAATTTAGAGACCATATATCCAAACACCTGAGCAATGATCAGTACCGCTTTATAATCCAGGCCCCACAAACTCATACCGGAATAGGTACCACTGGTAAAGGGCTTCCTAAAGGCATACATACAGAAATAAGTACCAAAAGCAGCAATCATACACCAGATCACAAAGCATACTTTGGAATGGCTAAGTAAATGTTTAAGTCGGTTCATCCTGATGATTTATCTATCCACTTACTTTTGTTGATCTTGCACGGGCGCATCTTTCCAGCCATTCGGGACTAAAGGGATCAACCGCTCCGAACCGCTGAAGGTTAAATGCAGAGAAGTCGTACGGATTTTCCTTACCCGCAGCCAGTTCTGCAAAAGCAAGCCCTACTCCACCGCTGACCGAAATTCCTGCCCCCACGCAACCTGTAGCCATCAACAGGTGATTTACACCCGGAGCGACTCCCATTGAGAGGTTATTGTCCGGAGTATATCCTGAAAAACCCGCCACATAATACTTCATTCCGATATCGTAAACTTTCGGAAAGAAGCGGGCAAGCCGGTCGATCACTTCCGAAAGATCCTGGACTCCCTTATCCGGACTAAAAGAAAAGTCTTTTACATCCGAGGGAATGACATCTGCGGAGACACTTAAAGAGTTTCGCTCTCTGATTCCAAAGAGCAAACTCCCCCCTTCCGGGCGTGCATAAGCCTGTGCATCCGGCAGCAATACGATCGGCGAATTTACCGGAAAAATCGCATCCTTCTCCGTGATCCAGTATTGGCTTCTGGTGGGTGCCATCGGCAGACTAACCCCTGCCTCACGCGCAAATTTTGGTGCCCAGGCACCGGAGGCTACAATCGTTGTTCCTGCGATGATCTCTCCCTCTTTCGTATGAACACCAAGGATATCATTACCCTCCATAATCAGATTCGTTGCTTCAAGCCCCTGGATAAATTCTGCCCCCTGCATTTTTGCGCACCTGGAGAAAAAGGTTCCCAACAGATATGGATCGCAATAGGCTTCATCAGGCATGTAGCCAATGGCCAAAGCCTCATCTGTCTTTAACCATGGCGACATTTGATGTGCTTCTTCCGCAGATATATAATGGGCCGGCTGATTAAATTCAGCCGCAATTTCCATCAATTCCTTCAGTTCAGCCAGCCTTGCTTCAGAAGCCGCCAGGTGAATCACACCACTAAACTTCATGTCCATAGATTCGCCAAGGATTTTTTCCATTTCAG
This region of Pedobacter steynii genomic DNA includes:
- a CDS encoding NAD(P)/FAD-dependent oxidoreductase, yielding MNKQYKKADVVIIGGGVFGCAIAYYYTRNNPGKKIIVLDRNELCNAATSHAAALVTKIRAKKSFIPLSLETYQVVTEMEKILGESMDMKFSGVIHLAASEARLAELKELMEIAAEFNQPAHYISAEEAHQMSPWLKTDEALAIGYMPDEAYCDPYLLGTFFSRCAKMQGAEFIQGLEATNLIMEGNDILGVHTKEGEIIAGTTIVASGAWAPKFAREAGVSLPMAPTRSQYWITEKDAIFPVNSPIVLLPDAQAYARPEGGSLLFGIRERNSLSVSADVIPSDVKDFSFSPDKGVQDLSEVIDRLARFFPKVYDIGMKYYVAGFSGYTPDNNLSMGVAPGVNHLLMATGCVGAGISVSGGVGLAFAELAAGKENPYDFSAFNLQRFGAVDPFSPEWLERCARARSTKVSG
- a CDS encoding endonuclease/exonuclease/phosphatase family protein, whose protein sequence is MMKLKMGLILILIMLGQNNVNAQQPVYQLNFDDFGFKERITPIDSAYYAVDLQQSQYAKGLSGKALDLSAQAILRRPVKLNKGTLPELTEKTSFSVQIWVKTIANASMGSPVMGNKIAEDLSTIGWQIYTQENGAWALVLNDGKQRYEYKPTAQRQRINDGNWHQIVFTVQRDRQEVWIYLDGKNTAIYNTPGLGGFENKLSTVIGGSDEKWEYGSNAQWNAFNGFVDEVKVWNLAISASEVQKQYVQFFPDQVKTEETYDPAHLKVLTWNIWHGGHRYGQTVGLERVIETIKSTNADIVGLVETYGSGAIIADSLGYYFYLISANLSVMSRYPILETIREFQPSNFGGLKLKLSPDKKLIYFNTWLNYLPDVDASIRQQHKSAPELIREEAPTRHAEIKEILKKISPYLKNTDHLPVVMAGDFNMGSHLDWIEETKAIHYGLAVEWPESLEMLEAGFTDSYRKLHVNPLSDPGLTWGLRAAPTTNLYGLRDRIDFIYYKGKELNPIESRVIDYHPVMFPSDHAALMTVFQLKTR
- a CDS encoding DUF5690 family protein, translating into MNRLKHLLSHSKVCFVIWCMIAAFGTYFCMYAFRKPFTSGTYSGMSLWGLDYKAVLIIAQVFGYMVSKFMGIKVISELKASGRKKLIICLILFAEVSLLLFGLVPYPYNFFFLFLNGLPLGMVWGIIFSYLEGRRFTEMLAMGMSISLIVSSGIIKTIYFMVQEWFPFINEFWMPCIMGLLFLPAFLLFVWMLSVIPEPDDTDKLLRVERLPMTAEDKRQALKEYGPAILGIGLIYTMLTTMRDFRDNFSVEIWNEIAPHWDKTVFSLTEAITGVIVLMAIGCLSLIRNNIKGFWGTQYLVALGLLISGGSTLLFHLQLLSPFFWMLLVGMGLFLAYTPIQVVLFERMIALFKIKANAGFFVYMCDSAGYLGSVGLLLYKEFFMKDLSWAKVLMQFSYLLTVICLLLLILSALFFNRKIGVKGPITGILDRMPLNK
- a CDS encoding alkaline phosphatase family protein, with the protein product MKNKLFFLLLIFAQGAFAQTKISDGNLIIISVDGLRWGEVFKGAERELLLDKKFNSQDSTERFKKYWSEDLQQRRLSLMPFLWTTIVKHGQIYGNRDLGNKVNVKNPYWISYPGRSENLTGYADPKVKSNGHPDNENKNILEFLDQQKGYKGKVVSFASWAAVGRIINRKRNGLLVNIPGENIIGRNLSEGEALANEIQHYEPKIWGNEERLDATTYALAKSYLRARHPKVLYLDLADTDEYGHEDKYDFYLDATRNVDAMIGNLWNYLQSDPFYKGKTTLMIMPDHGRGEGNQWTSHGARIPHANDTWLIAMGPGIKPLGELKIEGQIYQDQLAKTMVKLLGFEFSSVHPIGAAIESILK